One segment of Allorhodopirellula heiligendammensis DNA contains the following:
- the smc gene encoding chromosome segregation protein SMC, with product MLKALELAGFKSFADRTRFDFPDGITVVVGPNGSGKSNIVDAMKWVLGSQSAKSLRGKDMSDVIFKGSQTRGPAGAAEATIIFDNTGGELPVDAPEVHVTRRVYRSGEGEYLINNQAVRLKDIRALIRGTGIGIDAYSLIEQGKVDRMLQANAKDRRAIFEEAAGISRFKAKKVEAERRLARVQQNLTRLGDIVDEVATRLKTLKSQAGKAERYRQASDRLKELRTVVAWTDWLALCDELKSAQQRLTDATAEHTRLEAERESLEEQRQTAEQGLQAIADEARDAERTRGELSGEVARLQGRRESDQTTFVEQRRALASHYRRLRVTRTASGNATADLQKAISDWELAQTQAAEVLAKKQQITADRDRFQSQVHAIADRRDELQREHLASVRRVADHEANRQRVSQQIVEAKRAIAETQRSLEVAQENLCAAQEEYEAANAQVAQLVAEIATSQKHVEIADAKLAETRRVFERRRDEVGSLKIRLQGITERAKVLGELEARHDGVSGGVREILTLPEGPLRSQLVGLVAECFDVDRQVAMLIDAALGPRSQYVIVRGAAIHDAIAAGELQVPSRVGIIRLDELPNRRPGDQIRLDGLAGVIGRADRMVECHADLQPLVRHLLGNTWLVDSITTAMGLRKLSGAGLRFVTASGDLLDNDGSCVLGPPGGESGLISRRSELQAARSEMQHYGFQINEGEKELARLAGEIDEHAAEFGRHEQAQRNWITAHAAAEARSHHVAERLAARQASVDQFSIASREHQQSHDLAKQQDSKLQAAIDEGKSAIDQLEQQRSAIESELSDATAELQAVQSEAMNVSVESARLEQQVESLATAAEVARRDQTQREAAKQELRDAIAHTRSRLAQVEASIVGADDRLAERLIAMEAVDEQLRQFAHRAASQRAVAKSVQAKSQAGAKAATAATEAMASISSARDAAELKRTTLAERIAEDYSIDLRNDEPPEELAEIEDRDEVDAEISKLRTAVQNVGSVNMEALEELNELQVRYDELHGQYQDLTAAKDSLQRVIARINADSRRLFLDTLEAIRQNFQKLYRKSFGGGHADLVLEECDDPLEAGVEIVATPPGKPSFSNSLLSGGEKALTAVALLMSIFQYRPSPFCVLDEVDAPFDEANIGRFVTVLNEFLDQSKFVVVTHSKKTMTAATTLYGVTMQESGVSKQVSIRFEDVSEDGQISAA from the coding sequence ATGCTCAAAGCGCTCGAGCTGGCCGGATTCAAGAGTTTTGCGGATCGAACCCGCTTTGATTTTCCTGATGGGATCACCGTCGTGGTTGGGCCCAATGGGTCCGGGAAATCGAACATCGTCGATGCCATGAAGTGGGTGCTGGGGAGCCAGAGCGCAAAAAGTTTGCGTGGGAAAGACATGTCCGACGTGATCTTCAAAGGATCGCAGACGCGTGGCCCCGCCGGTGCCGCTGAGGCGACCATCATCTTCGATAATACGGGCGGCGAACTCCCTGTGGACGCCCCCGAGGTCCACGTTACACGCCGCGTATATCGCAGCGGTGAAGGCGAGTACCTGATCAACAACCAAGCGGTCCGGTTGAAAGATATCCGTGCGTTGATTCGCGGTACCGGGATCGGCATTGACGCCTACAGCCTCATCGAGCAGGGCAAAGTCGATCGGATGCTGCAGGCGAATGCGAAGGACCGCCGCGCGATTTTCGAAGAAGCCGCCGGCATCAGCCGCTTCAAGGCAAAAAAAGTGGAGGCGGAGCGGCGATTGGCCCGCGTCCAACAGAACCTGACGCGACTGGGAGACATCGTCGATGAAGTTGCCACGCGCCTGAAGACGCTCAAAAGCCAGGCTGGAAAAGCGGAACGATACCGCCAGGCGAGTGATCGCCTCAAAGAACTACGTACCGTCGTCGCCTGGACCGATTGGCTGGCGTTGTGCGATGAATTGAAATCGGCACAGCAGCGATTGACCGACGCCACAGCTGAGCATACCCGCCTGGAGGCGGAACGCGAGTCGCTCGAGGAACAGCGTCAAACCGCCGAACAGGGGCTACAGGCGATTGCCGACGAAGCTCGTGATGCGGAGCGGACGCGCGGCGAACTGTCCGGCGAAGTTGCGCGACTGCAAGGCCGCCGCGAATCAGACCAGACCACGTTCGTCGAGCAGCGACGAGCGCTCGCCAGTCATTACCGCCGCTTGCGAGTCACTCGCACGGCATCCGGAAATGCGACCGCCGATCTGCAGAAAGCCATTTCAGACTGGGAGCTCGCCCAAACCCAAGCTGCTGAGGTGCTCGCGAAGAAGCAACAGATTACCGCCGATCGTGATCGCTTCCAAAGCCAAGTCCATGCCATCGCGGATCGGCGTGACGAGTTGCAGCGAGAGCACTTGGCGTCGGTCAGACGCGTTGCTGATCACGAGGCTAACCGTCAGAGAGTCTCCCAGCAGATCGTCGAGGCCAAACGGGCAATCGCTGAAACACAGCGAAGCCTTGAGGTTGCCCAGGAAAACCTGTGTGCTGCCCAGGAAGAATACGAAGCTGCCAATGCTCAAGTAGCCCAGCTCGTTGCTGAAATCGCCACATCCCAAAAACACGTCGAGATCGCAGACGCGAAACTTGCCGAAACTCGCCGCGTGTTCGAACGGCGGCGGGATGAAGTCGGGTCGCTGAAGATTCGCCTGCAAGGGATCACGGAACGTGCCAAGGTGCTCGGTGAGCTCGAAGCACGGCACGATGGGGTCAGCGGCGGTGTGCGTGAAATTTTGACATTGCCGGAAGGTCCACTCCGCAGCCAGTTGGTCGGTCTGGTCGCAGAGTGTTTTGACGTCGATCGACAGGTTGCTATGCTGATTGATGCCGCCCTGGGCCCGCGCAGCCAATACGTGATCGTGCGTGGTGCGGCGATCCACGACGCCATCGCTGCAGGTGAGCTACAGGTTCCCAGCCGAGTGGGGATCATCCGCTTGGATGAATTGCCCAACCGCCGCCCCGGCGATCAGATTCGGCTCGATGGGCTCGCAGGAGTGATTGGACGGGCAGATCGCATGGTCGAGTGCCATGCCGATCTGCAGCCACTGGTCCGTCACCTACTGGGAAACACTTGGCTGGTCGATTCCATCACGACCGCCATGGGACTTCGAAAACTCTCAGGGGCTGGCCTGCGATTCGTCACGGCTTCCGGCGACCTGCTCGATAACGATGGATCATGCGTCCTCGGCCCTCCCGGTGGCGAAAGTGGGCTCATCAGTCGCCGCAGCGAGCTGCAAGCAGCGCGGTCGGAGATGCAGCACTACGGATTCCAGATCAACGAAGGCGAAAAGGAACTCGCTCGTCTGGCCGGTGAGATTGACGAGCATGCAGCCGAATTCGGTCGTCACGAACAGGCTCAACGCAATTGGATCACCGCTCATGCCGCTGCGGAGGCTCGCAGCCATCACGTGGCTGAGCGGTTGGCCGCGAGGCAGGCGTCAGTCGATCAATTCAGCATCGCCAGTCGCGAACACCAACAGTCCCACGACCTCGCCAAGCAGCAAGACAGCAAACTGCAGGCGGCCATTGACGAGGGGAAATCGGCTATCGATCAGCTCGAACAGCAACGCTCAGCAATTGAATCGGAACTGAGTGATGCGACTGCGGAATTGCAAGCCGTGCAGAGCGAAGCGATGAACGTGTCGGTCGAATCGGCAAGGTTAGAACAACAGGTGGAATCGCTCGCGACGGCTGCCGAGGTAGCACGCCGAGACCAGACTCAACGTGAGGCAGCCAAACAGGAATTACGCGACGCGATCGCGCACACTCGGTCGCGCCTTGCCCAAGTGGAAGCCAGCATCGTTGGCGCAGACGATCGTTTGGCCGAACGATTGATTGCCATGGAGGCCGTCGACGAACAACTTCGCCAGTTCGCTCACCGCGCCGCATCACAGCGTGCTGTGGCGAAGTCCGTGCAAGCGAAATCGCAGGCTGGCGCAAAGGCCGCGACCGCGGCCACGGAAGCCATGGCATCGATTTCCTCGGCACGCGATGCTGCGGAACTCAAACGCACGACGCTCGCTGAGCGAATTGCCGAAGACTACAGCATCGATCTGCGAAATGACGAGCCGCCCGAAGAACTCGCTGAAATCGAGGACCGCGACGAGGTCGATGCGGAAATCAGCAAACTTCGCACAGCAGTCCAAAATGTCGGATCGGTCAATATGGAAGCTCTCGAAGAGCTCAATGAGCTGCAGGTTCGCTATGATGAGCTGCATGGGCAATACCAAGACCTGACCGCGGCCAAGGATTCCCTCCAACGAGTGATCGCGCGGATCAACGCGGACTCGCGACGCTTGTTCCTTGATACGCTCGAAGCGATCCGGCAAAACTTTCAAAAGCTCTATCGAAAGTCATTCGGCGGTGGACATGCGGATTTGGTGCTGGAAGAGTGCGACGACCCGCTCGAAGCCGGTGTGGAAATTGTCGCCACCCCGCCCGGCAAACCCAGTTTCAGTAACTCGCTTCTTTCCGGTGGTGAGAAGGCCCTGACCGCGGTCGCGCTGCTGATGTCCATCTTCCAGTACCGCCCCAGTCCGTTCTGTGTCCTCGACGAAGTCGACGCGCCTTTCGATGAAGCCAACATTGGCCGATTCGTGACCGTGCTCAATGAGTTTCTCGATCAATCCAAATTCGTCGTCGTCACTCACAGCAAAAAAACGATGACCGCAGCAACCACTTTGTATGGCGTTACCATGCAAGAGTCCGGTGTCAGCAAACAGGTCTCGATCCGCTTCGAGGATGTCAGCGAGGACGGCCAAATCAGCGCGGCATGA
- a CDS encoding HNH endonuclease, producing the protein MNARVLDTNVLVLNRFYMPIRVVNVRRAMTLLYRDCAEVIDCDDGQYVSYDFDSWCELSQLASLDKHPGEEFLQAVEFEIKVPRIARLTRFDRMPVQTVRFNRRNLFARDEYRCQYCGKTEPLAKLSLDHVVPRSHGGATTWENIVCSCLRCNSRKGGRTPQQAHMKLLSHPAKPRFNPLMTLSCDDPRYESWKTFL; encoded by the coding sequence ATGAACGCAAGGGTTTTAGATACCAATGTGCTCGTTTTGAATCGGTTCTACATGCCGATTCGAGTAGTCAACGTGCGTCGTGCGATGACGCTACTGTACCGCGACTGCGCCGAGGTGATCGATTGCGATGACGGCCAGTACGTCAGTTACGACTTCGACTCCTGGTGCGAACTGAGCCAATTGGCTTCGCTGGACAAGCACCCCGGCGAGGAGTTCTTGCAAGCGGTCGAATTCGAAATCAAAGTCCCTCGAATTGCGCGCTTGACGCGATTCGATCGGATGCCAGTGCAGACAGTGCGATTCAATCGACGTAACCTGTTCGCGCGAGATGAATATCGCTGCCAATACTGCGGCAAGACCGAACCGCTGGCGAAACTGAGCCTAGACCATGTGGTGCCTCGCTCTCATGGCGGAGCGACAACGTGGGAGAACATCGTGTGCAGTTGCCTGCGGTGCAATAGCCGCAAAGGTGGTCGAACTCCGCAACAGGCTCACATGAAATTGCTATCGCACCCGGCCAAGCCACGCTTCAACCCGCTGATGACTTTGTCATGTGACGACCCACGCTACGAATCATGGAAGACATTTCTATAG
- a CDS encoding DUF456 domain-containing protein, whose product MIEPTDFLHNLMAGVATQLIAESVSDPAPDPGWLLQLQESARPVVTSGGTFLIATVLVLICLGAWLLNLIALPGNWLAVLAMGVYAWLGPESGRGQLGLVPLGLAFLAAILGEIVEFAAGAVGASRAGASRRGTIMAIGGSMMGAIAGGIIGLPIPVIGPVLAALLFGGLGATAGAMLAEWQDGKPWRENWRIGHAAFWGRTTGTVGKMLIGILIVLICLIAVLI is encoded by the coding sequence ATGATCGAACCAACCGATTTTCTTCACAATCTCATGGCGGGGGTGGCGACACAGTTGATCGCCGAGAGCGTTTCGGATCCCGCGCCCGATCCGGGGTGGTTATTGCAATTGCAGGAATCTGCCAGGCCTGTGGTTACATCGGGGGGGACGTTTCTGATCGCTACCGTACTGGTCCTGATCTGTCTGGGAGCATGGTTGCTCAATTTGATCGCCTTGCCTGGCAATTGGCTGGCGGTTTTGGCGATGGGAGTCTACGCCTGGCTAGGACCCGAATCGGGCCGAGGTCAGCTCGGCCTGGTGCCGTTGGGCCTAGCATTTTTAGCGGCGATTCTGGGCGAAATCGTTGAGTTCGCTGCTGGAGCGGTCGGTGCAAGTCGCGCCGGGGCTAGTCGACGGGGGACCATCATGGCCATCGGTGGTTCCATGATGGGTGCGATCGCAGGTGGCATCATTGGTCTACCCATCCCGGTGATCGGCCCAGTCCTCGCTGCGTTATTGTTTGGGGGATTGGGCGCCACTGCTGGGGCCATGCTGGCGGAATGGCAGGATGGGAAGCCTTGGCGAGAGAATTGGCGGATCGGCCACGCCGCATTTTGGGGACGAACAACAGGCACGGTTGGCAAAATGTTGATTGGAATCTTGATCGTGCTGATTTGCCTGATCGCTGTGCTGATCTAG